A window of the Cucurbita pepo subsp. pepo cultivar mu-cu-16 chromosome LG01, ASM280686v2, whole genome shotgun sequence genome harbors these coding sequences:
- the LOC111807019 gene encoding UPF0725 protein At1g02770-like: protein MASSSHILEEEKEEIDSDDEFFQDGYHTITKKEEMEYYCAVQESQGFDVPDFGTVYAFSLITPMKLHEFPSMLKEVQISPNEAIKHYNNENGTNFELVDIVKANHSGCCGSMYYITFNVKPIGTSVEFPPITFQAKVYYAIPIKDIIDVELCRPKPSN from the exons ATGGCTTCTTCATCCCACATTTtggaggaagagaaagaagagatagATTCGGATGATGAATTTTTTCAAGACGGTTACCATACTATCACTAAAAAGGAAGAGATGGAATATTATTGTGCAGTCCAAGAATCCCAG GGTTTTGATGTACCAGATTTTGGTACCGTTTATGCATTTAGTCTCATCACTCCAATGAAATTGCATGAGTTCCCGAGTATGCTTAAAGAGGTTCAAATCTCACCAAATGAAGCTATCAAACATTACAACAACGAAAAT GGAACTAATTTTGAACTGGTAGACATTGTGAAGGCTAATCATTCGGGGTGTTGTGGCTCAATGTATTACATCACATTTAATGTGAAGCCGATTGGAACTTCGGTAGAATTTCCCCCGATAACCTTCCAAGCTAAAGTTTATTACGCTATTCctataaaagatattatagACGTCGAACTTTGCAGGCCAAAGCCCTCTAATTAG